One segment of Pseudodesulfovibrio sp. 5S69 DNA contains the following:
- a CDS encoding MarR family winged helix-turn-helix transcriptional regulator, producing MVDRINHAIVEFFEKLSSWEHDVVREKGMTLPQMHTLEVLGIHGAMRMKELAEAMGITTGTLTVLVDRLEDKECVRRVPHDTDRRSINVELTGQGRALFEEHDRLHLRLTEELTAACPPEDREALLRCLTSMNAQF from the coding sequence ATGGTCGACAGAATCAACCACGCCATCGTGGAGTTTTTCGAAAAGCTCTCGTCCTGGGAACACGACGTGGTCCGCGAAAAGGGCATGACCCTGCCGCAGATGCACACCCTGGAGGTGCTCGGCATCCACGGGGCCATGCGCATGAAGGAGCTGGCCGAGGCCATGGGCATTACCACGGGCACCCTGACCGTGCTGGTGGATCGCCTGGAGGACAAGGAGTGCGTGCGCCGCGTGCCCCACGACACGGACCGCCGGTCCATCAACGTGGAGCTGACCGGCCAGGGCAGGGCGCTCTTCGAGGAGCACGACCGGTTGCACCTGCGCCTGACCGAGGAGCTGACGGCCGCCTGCCCGCCCGAGGACCGCGAGGCGCTCCTGCGCTGCCTGACGAGCATGAACGCGCAGTTCTAG
- the metX gene encoding homoserine O-acetyltransferase MetX — protein MSEYIDQIETGESVGLVEKQFFTFGADAPLVLESGRTLGPVTLAYETCGTLNKDRTNAILVCHALTGDSHVAGFYDPEDPKPGWWDLMVGPGKPIDTDKYFVICSNVVGGCMGSTGPMSENPGTGRPYGASFPVVTIGDMVRAQRRLVDSFGIDTLLAVVGGSVGGMQVLEWSVRYPHRVHAAIPLATTTKHSAQAIAFNEVARQAIMADPKWNRGDYYESGRPEHGLAVARMVGHITYLSDESMRHKFDRRLQDRVELSFDFEADFQVESYLRYQGNKFVDRFDANSFLYLTKAADYFNLENQYGEGSLVAAFSRASCRYLVVSFTSDWLYPTYQSKTMVKAMKKNSLDVSFCEIEAPWGHDAFLLPNTRLSDLLSGFLNKVCLHCRIGGPA, from the coding sequence ATGAGCGAATATATCGACCAGATCGAGACCGGCGAGTCCGTGGGACTGGTGGAGAAGCAATTCTTCACCTTCGGCGCGGACGCCCCCCTGGTCCTCGAATCCGGGCGCACCCTCGGGCCGGTCACCCTGGCCTACGAGACCTGCGGCACTCTGAACAAGGACAGGACCAACGCCATCCTGGTCTGCCACGCCCTGACGGGTGATTCCCACGTGGCCGGGTTCTACGACCCGGAAGACCCCAAGCCGGGCTGGTGGGACCTGATGGTCGGGCCGGGCAAGCCCATCGACACGGATAAATATTTCGTCATCTGCTCCAACGTCGTCGGCGGGTGCATGGGTTCCACCGGGCCCATGTCCGAGAACCCCGGGACCGGCCGCCCGTACGGCGCGTCCTTCCCGGTGGTGACCATCGGCGACATGGTCCGCGCCCAGCGCCGCCTGGTCGACTCCTTCGGCATCGACACCCTGCTGGCCGTGGTCGGCGGGTCCGTGGGCGGCATGCAGGTCCTGGAGTGGTCCGTGCGCTACCCGCACCGGGTCCACGCGGCCATCCCCCTGGCGACCACCACCAAGCACTCGGCCCAGGCCATCGCCTTCAACGAGGTCGCCCGCCAGGCGATCATGGCCGACCCCAAGTGGAACCGCGGCGACTACTACGAATCCGGCCGCCCGGAGCACGGCCTGGCCGTGGCCCGCATGGTCGGGCACATCACCTACCTGTCCGACGAGTCCATGCGCCACAAGTTCGACCGCAGGCTCCAGGACCGCGTGGAGCTGTCCTTCGACTTCGAGGCCGACTTCCAGGTGGAGTCCTACCTGCGCTACCAGGGCAACAAGTTCGTGGACCGGTTCGACGCCAACTCGTTCCTCTACCTGACCAAGGCCGCCGACTATTTCAACCTGGAGAACCAGTACGGCGAGGGCTCCCTGGTGGCCGCCTTTTCGCGCGCCTCCTGCCGCTACCTGGTGGTCTCGTTCACCTCGGACTGGCTCTACCCGACCTACCAGTCCAAGACCATGGTCAAGGCCATGAAGAAGAACAGCCTGGACGTCTCGTTCTGCGAGATCGAGGCCCCGTGGGGGCACGACGCCTTTCTGCTGCCCAACACGCGCCTGAGCGACCTGCTCTCCGGTTTCCTGAACAAGGTCTGCCTGCACTGCCGCATCGGAGGGCCCGCATGA
- a CDS encoding sulfite exporter TauE/SafE family protein, with protein sequence MHFDSIFWVALQSSVLLGLVHGVNPCGHSWLVLAPFVYGEKRGGRVLALTLSFIAGTTLACLLIGLTLGSVSLAIPKSFTLYVDVATFAVLLVLGLILIVRPHLLHSHDHGHDHAHEHSHDHGHGHEAAHACPGHGCKPTARSMTVWGLFTIGFVNMIVPCPTVALMYTYALDSGSVLKGTAVFGVYAVTTGITLGAIIFAIYKAAGLMRTLTQSWIEPLVMRAAGVMTIAFGAYSLYTSI encoded by the coding sequence ATGCACTTCGATTCCATATTCTGGGTGGCCCTGCAGTCGAGCGTGTTGCTCGGGCTGGTGCACGGGGTCAATCCGTGCGGACATTCCTGGCTGGTTCTGGCCCCGTTCGTGTACGGCGAGAAGCGCGGCGGGCGGGTCCTGGCCCTGACCCTGTCGTTCATTGCCGGGACCACCCTGGCCTGCCTGCTCATCGGGCTGACGCTGGGGTCGGTCTCCCTGGCCATCCCCAAGTCCTTCACCCTGTACGTGGACGTGGCCACCTTTGCGGTCCTGCTCGTCCTGGGGCTGATCCTGATCGTCCGGCCGCATCTGCTGCACAGCCACGATCACGGACACGACCATGCCCATGAACACTCGCACGATCATGGCCATGGACACGAGGCCGCCCACGCCTGCCCCGGCCACGGATGCAAGCCGACCGCCCGGTCCATGACGGTCTGGGGGCTGTTCACCATCGGGTTCGTGAACATGATCGTGCCCTGCCCGACCGTGGCGCTGATGTACACCTACGCGCTGGACTCGGGCAGCGTGCTCAAAGGCACCGCGGTCTTCGGGGTCTACGCCGTGACCACCGGGATCACGCTCGGCGCGATCATCTTCGCCATCTACAAGGCCGCCGGGCTGATGCGCACCCTGACCCAGTCGTGGATCGAGCCCCTGGTCATGCGCGCCGCCGGGGTCATGACCATCGCCTTCGGGGCCTACAGCCTGTACACGTCCATCTAG
- a CDS encoding glycosyltransferase family protein: MESKAYNILMYSHDTYGLGHIRRTMAIARNLVGPEVNILIVTGSPIVGRYTMPRGIDFVRIPGMIKKTNVVYVPHSIKVDPKIAISIRTKIISATAKSFKPDLLIVDKVPTGLKGEVLPTLKWMRKHLPCSRVVLGLRDILDDAESTRADWQRKKFPEVLRDLYSEIWVYGAKSMYDPITEYAFPDDIAAKTVFTGYIPRFIPRARKARRKHKQVIVTIGGGGDGYTVLDTYLKMLETNGTVDFKTLMITGPFLSLERLDELADRARALKVQIKPFVRNMEKRMAKSDLVVSMGGYNTMCEILSLKKPALIIPRDNPRQEQLIRAKVFKEQGLCEYIRWDDVSPETMREKINALLEDPTPYTSALETFAMTGLKVMRERLLFFRENC, encoded by the coding sequence ATGGAATCGAAAGCCTACAACATCCTGATGTATTCCCACGACACCTACGGTCTGGGACACATCCGCCGCACCATGGCCATCGCCAGGAATCTGGTCGGGCCCGAGGTGAACATCCTCATCGTCACCGGGTCGCCCATCGTCGGCCGGTACACCATGCCGCGCGGCATCGACTTCGTGCGCATCCCCGGCATGATCAAGAAGACCAACGTGGTCTACGTGCCCCATTCCATCAAGGTCGATCCCAAGATCGCCATCTCCATCCGGACCAAGATCATCTCGGCCACGGCCAAAAGCTTCAAGCCGGACCTGCTCATCGTGGACAAGGTCCCCACCGGGCTCAAGGGCGAGGTCCTGCCGACCCTGAAGTGGATGCGCAAGCACCTGCCCTGCTCGCGCGTGGTCCTCGGCCTGCGCGACATCCTGGACGACGCCGAGTCCACCCGCGCCGACTGGCAGCGCAAGAAATTTCCCGAGGTCCTGCGCGACCTCTACTCCGAGATCTGGGTCTACGGGGCCAAGTCCATGTACGACCCGATCACCGAGTACGCCTTCCCGGACGACATCGCGGCCAAGACCGTGTTCACCGGCTACATCCCGCGCTTCATCCCGCGCGCCCGCAAGGCCCGGCGCAAGCACAAGCAGGTCATTGTCACCATCGGCGGCGGCGGGGACGGCTACACCGTGCTCGACACCTACCTGAAGATGCTCGAGACCAACGGGACCGTGGACTTCAAGACCCTGATGATCACCGGCCCGTTCCTCTCCCTGGAGCGGCTGGATGAGCTGGCCGACCGCGCCCGCGCCCTCAAGGTCCAGATCAAGCCGTTCGTGCGCAACATGGAAAAGCGCATGGCCAAGTCCGACCTGGTGGTCTCCATGGGCGGCTACAACACCATGTGCGAGATCCTCTCCCTGAAAAAACCCGCCCTGATCATCCCCCGCGACAACCCGCGCCAGGAACAGCTCATCCGGGCCAAGGTGTTCAAGGAACAGGGGCTGTGCGAGTACATCCGCTGGGACGACGTCTCGCCCGAGACCATGCGCGAAAAGATCAACGCCCTGCTCGAAGACCCCACGCCCTACACCTCGGCCCTGGAAACCTTCGCCATGACCGGGCTCAAGGTCATGCGCGAACGGCTGCTCTTTTTCCGCGAGAACTGCTGA
- a CDS encoding radical SAM protein codes for MNVPCNTLIWNMTRKCNFRCEYCYFPHDNTPVTETLDAARIKDFLDGTGETWKVGLTGGEPFIYPGIVDVCETLTQTHVIGIDTNLSVSSKVREFAQRIDPKRVHNLYVALHIEERERIKGVDAFIQNAQLLLDKGFEIIVNYVVHPTLEARFHEDVAFFAGHGIRITPRPFRGSFEGRRYPEAYGDRARAIFADHPEQGRKVAFNFEGLPCSAGRTLLRMEPDGTIFRCPGDKTVLGNVMDEVSLYEGCPPCTKKRCPCRGLDHVQLSDAQAALVEGVQFAVVAENDASLTAFERAMAVSPGHPCGENNLGVLAWRRGDAAAAVRRFERALKARPDNPLYAANLDGARADAPDFDPGICLDVNADADAPR; via the coding sequence AGTGCAATTTCCGCTGTGAATACTGCTACTTTCCCCATGACAACACGCCGGTCACCGAGACCCTGGATGCGGCCCGCATCAAGGACTTCCTCGACGGCACGGGCGAGACGTGGAAGGTCGGCCTGACCGGCGGCGAGCCGTTCATCTACCCCGGCATCGTCGACGTCTGCGAGACCCTGACGCAAACCCACGTCATCGGCATCGACACCAACCTGTCCGTGTCCTCCAAGGTCCGGGAGTTCGCGCAGCGCATCGACCCGAAGCGGGTCCATAACCTCTACGTGGCCTTGCACATCGAGGAGCGCGAGCGGATCAAGGGCGTGGACGCCTTCATCCAAAACGCCCAACTGCTCCTGGACAAGGGATTCGAGATCATCGTCAACTACGTGGTTCATCCCACCCTGGAGGCGCGCTTCCACGAGGACGTCGCCTTTTTCGCGGGCCACGGCATCCGCATCACCCCGCGTCCATTCCGGGGGAGCTTCGAGGGGCGGCGCTACCCCGAGGCATACGGCGACCGGGCCAGGGCCATCTTCGCCGACCACCCGGAGCAGGGCCGGAAGGTGGCCTTCAACTTCGAGGGCCTGCCCTGTTCGGCGGGCCGCACCCTGCTGCGCATGGAGCCCGACGGGACGATCTTCCGCTGCCCCGGCGACAAGACCGTGCTCGGCAACGTCATGGACGAGGTCTCGCTCTATGAGGGCTGCCCGCCCTGCACCAAGAAGCGCTGCCCTTGCCGGGGGCTGGACCACGTGCAGCTCAGCGACGCCCAGGCCGCCCTGGTGGAGGGCGTCCAGTTCGCGGTAGTGGCCGAAAACGATGCCTCCCTGACCGCTTTCGAGCGGGCCATGGCCGTCTCGCCCGGCCATCCGTGCGGTGAGAACAACCTCGGCGTGCTGGCCTGGCGGCGCGGCGACGCGGCCGCGGCCGTGCGCCGTTTCGAGCGCGCCCTGAAGGCGCGGCCGGACAACCCGCTGTATGCCGCCAACCTCGACGGCGCCCGCGCCGACGCCCCGGATTTCGACCCCGGCATCTGTCTGGACGTCAACGCCGACGCCGACGCCCCCCGATGA
- a CDS encoding rhodanese-like domain-containing protein, translated as MRTLTAILIVVALFALWDVCWWLAGVRPMSPWSLRAALKKSDPPILIDVRTPGEYELFHIPGAVNVPYPAGLNELAQAAPDPDSPVVVICMTGHRSPPTVRQMQKGGYTHVRNLTGGMAAWKLFGGGTISGG; from the coding sequence ATGCGCACCCTGACCGCCATCCTCATCGTCGTCGCCCTGTTCGCCCTGTGGGACGTGTGCTGGTGGCTGGCGGGCGTGCGCCCCATGTCCCCGTGGTCCCTGCGGGCGGCCCTGAAAAAGAGCGACCCCCCGATCCTCATCGACGTGCGCACACCCGGCGAATACGAGCTGTTCCACATCCCCGGCGCGGTCAACGTGCCGTACCCGGCCGGCCTGAACGAGCTGGCCCAGGCCGCGCCCGACCCGGACAGCCCCGTGGTCGTCATCTGCATGACCGGGCACCGCTCCCCGCCCACGGTCCGCCAGATGCAGAAAGGCGGCTACACCCACGTGCGCAATCTGACCGGCGGCATGGCCGCCTGGAAGCTCTTCGGTGGTGGGACCATCTCCGGCGGGTGA
- the metW gene encoding methionine biosynthesis protein MetW, with the protein MRFDLQVIATWIEPGSRVLDLGCRTGSLLAHLTEQKSILGTGIEIDEEAAGQAIAKGLSVIHGDIYEEIEDYPDNAFDYVILSQALMQVLDPETLIREMLRVGRLGVVSFPNFTHYKNRLQMLFTGRAPMSKELPYEWYNTPNIRVIPIIDFRRFCRHLGVPIVKEVAISTHHHDELGKVITFLPNLFATFGIFMLGQGK; encoded by the coding sequence ATGAGATTCGACCTCCAAGTCATCGCCACCTGGATAGAACCAGGCAGCCGCGTGCTGGACCTCGGCTGCCGCACCGGCTCGCTGCTGGCCCACCTGACCGAGCAGAAGTCCATCCTCGGCACCGGCATCGAGATCGACGAAGAGGCCGCGGGCCAGGCCATCGCCAAGGGCCTCTCGGTCATCCACGGCGACATCTACGAGGAGATCGAGGACTACCCGGACAACGCCTTCGACTACGTCATCCTGTCCCAGGCCCTGATGCAGGTCCTGGACCCCGAAACCCTGATCCGCGAAATGCTCCGGGTCGGCAGACTCGGCGTGGTCTCGTTCCCGAACTTCACCCACTACAAAAACCGCCTCCAGATGCTCTTCACCGGACGCGCGCCCATGTCCAAGGAGCTGCCCTACGAGTGGTACAACACGCCCAACATCCGGGTCATCCCGATCATCGACTTCCGCCGCTTCTGCCGGCACCTGGGCGTGCCCATCGTCAAGGAGGTGGCCATCTCCACCCACCACCACGACGAACTGGGCAAAGTCATCACCTTCCTGCCCAACCTCTTCGCCACCTTCGGCATCTTCATGCTCGGCCAAGGCAAATAG
- a CDS encoding glycosyltransferase has translation MFAPSGKKTLGMVLKGYPRISETFISNEIRLLEEMGFTIHIYSMRAPRENFSHESIKRIKAKVTYLPESMLWGLPRLVYHNVRLFLRMPGRYRECLKLMRKRFRLAPKKHTWVKHMLQAGYIVQKSVLDGGVNLAHLHGHFAHTPTTVTMYAACLAGIPFSFTAHAKDIYTQDPERIRDKVARAKFVVTCTRYNERYLREHVANGNPIHCVYHGINLDLFSPNGRPPEARPPYEILTVARFVEKKGLDTVLEALAELRAQGLDFRYTLVGEGKAKFNRKIRDLVRKLGLEDVTTLPGTITHDEVIALLNRADCFTLGCREARDGDRDGIPNVVAEAMATGVPVAATDVSGVPELVTHEQTGLLCPSNDPAALAGIIRRALTDDGLRRTIIPAAVERAHAVFNNKVLIRQLGEIYKSHGVPCGE, from the coding sequence ATGTTCGCACCTTCCGGCAAAAAGACCCTGGGCATGGTGCTCAAGGGGTACCCGCGCATTTCCGAGACCTTCATCTCCAACGAGATCCGCCTGCTCGAAGAGATGGGCTTCACCATCCACATCTACTCCATGCGCGCCCCGCGCGAGAATTTCTCCCACGAGTCCATCAAGCGGATCAAGGCCAAGGTCACCTACCTGCCGGAATCCATGCTCTGGGGGTTGCCCCGGCTCGTCTACCACAACGTGCGCCTGTTCCTGCGCATGCCCGGCCGCTATCGCGAGTGCCTCAAGCTGATGAGGAAGCGGTTCAGGCTCGCGCCCAAGAAGCACACCTGGGTCAAGCACATGCTCCAGGCGGGCTACATCGTCCAGAAGTCGGTTCTCGACGGCGGCGTGAACCTGGCCCACCTGCACGGCCATTTCGCCCATACCCCGACCACCGTGACCATGTACGCCGCCTGCCTGGCCGGTATCCCCTTTTCCTTCACCGCCCACGCCAAGGACATCTACACCCAGGACCCGGAGCGCATCCGTGACAAGGTCGCGCGGGCCAAGTTCGTGGTCACCTGCACCCGGTACAACGAGCGCTACCTGCGCGAGCACGTGGCGAACGGCAACCCCATCCACTGCGTGTACCACGGCATCAACCTCGACCTCTTCTCGCCCAACGGCCGTCCGCCCGAGGCCCGGCCGCCCTACGAGATCCTGACCGTGGCCCGGTTCGTGGAGAAGAAGGGGCTGGACACCGTGCTTGAGGCCCTGGCCGAACTGCGCGCCCAGGGGCTCGACTTCCGCTACACCCTGGTCGGCGAGGGCAAGGCCAAATTCAACCGCAAGATCAGGGACCTCGTCCGCAAGCTTGGCCTGGAGGACGTGACCACCCTGCCCGGAACCATCACCCACGACGAGGTCATCGCGTTGCTGAACCGCGCCGACTGCTTCACCCTGGGCTGCCGCGAGGCCAGGGACGGAGACCGGGACGGCATCCCCAACGTGGTCGCCGAGGCCATGGCCACCGGCGTGCCCGTGGCCGCCACCGACGTCTCCGGCGTGCCCGAACTCGTCACCCACGAACAGACCGGCCTGCTCTGCCCGTCCAACGATCCCGCCGCCCTGGCCGGCATCATCCGCCGCGCCCTGACCGACGACGGCCTGCGCCGGACGATCATCCCCGCCGCCGTCGAACGCGCCCACGCCGTGTTCAACAACAAGGTCCTCATCCGCCAACTCGGCGAAATCTACAAATCCCACGGCGTACCCTGCGGGGAGTAG